The following coding sequences lie in one Procambarus clarkii isolate CNS0578487 unplaced genomic scaffold, FALCON_Pclarkii_2.0 HiC_scaffold_104, whole genome shotgun sequence genomic window:
- the LOC138360262 gene encoding mRNA decay activator protein ZFP36L3-like, whose translation MVCGEAMAVGVAMSGDDVMAAGDAMAGGDAMSGGDDMAGDDDMANGDDMAGGVAKSGGDDMDGDDALAGREAITGGDAMAGGDAMAGGNSMSGGDAKAGGDAMASGDAMAGGDAMAGSVSMAGGDAMDGGEAIAGVDAIAGGDAMDGSDAMAGGDAMAGSVSMAGGDAMAGGDAMAGVDAMAGGDAMAGGDAMAGVAMTVSTPIFLPSQLRRIISPYPKYSLMFREHFHVWESMERN comes from the exons ATGGTATGTGGCGAGGCCATGGCTGTTGGGGTCGCAATGTCTGGTGATGATGTTATGGCTGCTggcgacgccatggctggtggtgacgccatgtctggtggtgacgacatggctggtgatgacgacaTGGCTAATGGTGACGACATGGCAGGTGGTGTCGCCAAGTCTGGTGGTGACGACATGGATGGTGATGACGCCTTGGCTGGTCGTGAGGCCAttactggtggtgacgccatggctggtggtgatgcaatggctggtggtaattcaatgtctggtggtgacgccaaggctggtggtgacgccatggctagtggtgacgccatggctggtggtgacgccatggctggaagTGTATCCATggcaggtggtgatgcaatggatGGTGGTGAGGCCATAGCTGGTGTTGACGCAATAGCTGGTGGTGACGCAATGGATGGTAGTGACgctatggctggtggtgacgccatggctggaagtgtatccatggctggtggtgatgccatggctggcggtgatgccatggctggtgttgacgccatggctggtggtgatgccatggctggcggtgatgccatggctggtgttg ccatGACAGTgtccacccctatatttcttccttcccaacTTAGAAGAATCATATCTCCGTACCCtaagtattctctgatgttcagggaacattttcatgtgtgggaaagcatGGAGCGCAATTAA